From the genome of Halorussus caseinilyticus, one region includes:
- a CDS encoding DUF5799 family protein: MTERAWQDLVVGDRMAVDKEFAQQVTDSQFSRQEWGLIMTAVEFEIENPSDDEQARIVADTSKVEQVMPELENIRNQMNSMAGAGGGGGEQGGGGGVFDSVKDALGLGGGGGGVDQDRVDAASRLAQEYASELQQRLESQGKWAKVREAAGN, encoded by the coding sequence ATGACCGAACGCGCGTGGCAGGACCTCGTTGTCGGCGACCGGATGGCCGTCGATAAGGAGTTCGCACAGCAAGTCACGGACTCGCAGTTCTCCCGGCAGGAGTGGGGTCTCATCATGACCGCGGTGGAGTTCGAAATCGAGAACCCGTCGGACGACGAGCAGGCGCGCATCGTCGCCGACACCTCGAAAGTAGAGCAGGTGATGCCCGAACTGGAGAACATCCGGAACCAGATGAACTCCATGGCGGGCGCTGGCGGCGGTGGCGGCGAGCAGGGCGGCGGTGGCGGCGTCTTCGACTCCGTGAAAGACGCCCTCGGTCTCGGCGGCGGCGGTGGCGGCGTGGACCAAGACCGGGTGGACGCCGCGAGTCGCCTCGCTCAGGAGTACGCGAGCGAACTCCAGCAACGACTCGAATCGCAGGGCAAGTGGGCGAAGGTCCGCGAGGCCGCGGGCAACTGA
- a CDS encoding selenium-binding family protein, whose translation MSDSESPDHCDHGHDHEGPGYATPQAAIEEAERERTAYVMGIYTGTGVDAPDFVGVVDLDPESDTYGEVVNRVEMPNVGDELHHFGWNACSSSCHVDGLERRHLVVPGQRSSRIHVLDTKDRRDPEITTVIEPEEVFEHDLSAPHTVHCIPDGQILVSMLGDADGELPGGFLELDENFEVDGRWDPPGEIEMNYDYWYQPRHNVMVSTEWAAPETYYPGFDLEDVEAGKYGRKIHFWDWAEGTVEQTIDLGEEGQIPLEVRFLHTPEAAHGYVGTALSSNVFHFSKDGGDGDGAWSAEKVIDVEAREHDDWDMPVPGLVTDLLVSMDDRYLFFSNWLHGDVRMYDVSDPANPRLADRIWAGGTFGPSHPTGEDDREVVGGPQMLQLSLDGERLYWTTSLFSSWDDQFYPEEAEKGSVMLKADVNPRKGTMELDEDFLVDFGDLPDGPARAHEIRWPDGDCTSDVWQ comes from the coding sequence ATGAGCGACAGCGAGTCACCCGACCACTGCGACCACGGACACGACCACGAGGGGCCGGGGTACGCGACCCCACAGGCCGCCATCGAGGAAGCCGAACGAGAGCGAACCGCCTACGTCATGGGTATCTACACCGGCACGGGCGTAGACGCCCCGGACTTCGTGGGCGTCGTGGACCTCGACCCCGAGTCCGACACCTACGGCGAAGTCGTCAACCGCGTCGAGATGCCCAACGTCGGCGACGAACTCCACCACTTCGGTTGGAACGCCTGTTCATCGTCGTGTCACGTCGATGGACTCGAACGCCGACACCTCGTCGTGCCGGGCCAGCGGTCGTCGCGCATCCACGTTCTGGACACCAAAGACCGGCGCGACCCGGAGATTACGACGGTCATCGAACCCGAGGAGGTCTTCGAACACGACCTCTCGGCACCCCACACGGTCCACTGCATCCCGGACGGCCAGATTCTCGTTTCGATGCTCGGGGACGCCGACGGCGAACTGCCGGGCGGGTTCCTCGAACTCGACGAGAACTTCGAGGTTGACGGCCGGTGGGACCCGCCGGGCGAAATCGAGATGAACTACGACTACTGGTACCAACCGCGACACAACGTCATGGTCTCGACGGAGTGGGCCGCGCCAGAGACCTACTACCCCGGGTTCGACCTCGAAGACGTGGAGGCGGGCAAGTACGGCCGGAAGATTCACTTCTGGGACTGGGCGGAAGGCACGGTCGAGCAGACCATCGACTTGGGCGAGGAGGGCCAGATTCCGCTGGAAGTCCGGTTCCTCCACACCCCGGAGGCGGCCCACGGCTACGTCGGGACGGCGCTCTCCTCGAACGTGTTCCACTTCTCGAAGGACGGCGGAGACGGCGACGGCGCGTGGAGCGCCGAGAAGGTCATCGACGTGGAGGCCCGCGAACACGACGACTGGGACATGCCGGTTCCGGGTCTCGTGACCGACCTGCTGGTCTCGATGGACGACCGCTATCTGTTCTTCTCGAACTGGCTCCACGGCGACGTTCGGATGTACGACGTGAGCGACCCCGCGAACCCCCGACTCGCCGACCGCATCTGGGCGGGCGGCACCTTCGGCCCGAGTCACCCGACCGGCGAGGACGACCGCGAAGTCGTCGGCGGACCCCAGATGCTCCAGTTGTCGCTCGACGGCGAACGCCTCTACTGGACCACCTCGCTGTTCTCGTCGTGGGACGACCAGTTCTACCCCGAGGAAGCCGAGAAGGGGTCGGTCATGCTGAAGGCCGACGTGAACCCGCGGAAGGGGACGATGGAACTCGACGAGGACTTCCTCGTGGACTTCGGCGACCTGCCGGACGGTCCGGCCCGCGCCCACGAGATTCGGTGGCCCGACGGCGACTGCACCAGCGACGTGTGGCAGTGA
- a CDS encoding protein sorting system archaetidylserine decarboxylase, translating to MAGEKSPEQRPPNPDSDRFAPGAWRYALAGFALAVPAAILARLRDRSRAWGLGFALLGVGALLFHRDPDRTPPDSGVLAPADGRVSVVREEGDRVRVGVFMNVTDVHVNRAPLGGRVEAVEHEPGKHRPAFSKESDKNEKLHVRFADHDVTLIAGAFARRIHPYVESGDELGRGERLGHVSFGSRADVLLPESVGLGDVAVERGQKVRAGETVLADTQSPL from the coding sequence ATGGCCGGAGAGAAGTCCCCCGAACAGCGGCCGCCGAACCCCGATTCCGACCGGTTCGCGCCGGGCGCGTGGCGCTACGCCCTCGCGGGGTTCGCGCTCGCGGTTCCGGCCGCGATACTCGCTCGACTCCGCGACCGGTCGCGGGCGTGGGGTCTCGGATTCGCCCTGTTGGGCGTCGGTGCCCTGCTGTTCCACCGCGACCCCGACCGGACGCCGCCCGACTCGGGCGTCCTCGCGCCCGCCGACGGCCGGGTCTCGGTCGTCCGCGAGGAGGGCGACCGGGTTCGGGTCGGCGTGTTCATGAACGTCACCGACGTTCACGTCAACCGCGCGCCGCTAGGCGGGCGTGTCGAGGCGGTCGAACACGAACCCGGCAAGCACCGCCCGGCGTTCTCGAAGGAGTCGGACAAAAACGAGAAACTCCACGTCCGCTTCGCCGACCACGACGTGACGCTCATCGCCGGAGCGTTCGCGCGCCGCATCCACCCCTACGTCGAGTCCGGCGACGAACTCGGCCGCGGCGAGCGACTCGGCCACGTCTCGTTCGGCAGTCGCGCCGACGTTCTGCTCCCCGAATCGGTCGGTCTCGGGGACGTGGCCGTCGAGCGCGGCCAGAAGGTGCGGGCGGGCGAGACGGTACTCGCGGACACTCAGTCGCCGCTGTAG
- a CDS encoding glycerophosphodiester phosphodiesterase: MQVTAHRGFGDQHPENTVRAVRRASQFAGAVEIDARRCATGELVVCHWDDVAFVTDGTGEVDDLSASKLADLRVEESDAGVPLLTEALAAIPPSVGLNVEVKETGIVADLLAALSGVENDIVVSSLHPDPLWRTRMLDESMPLAFNFDVRPEANFRTAEALDCEYVNPHWTLCLATDLVDRAHDADMAVHAWPVGSRTLAWALVRRGVDGVIATQPL, translated from the coding sequence GTGCAAGTAACCGCCCACCGAGGCTTCGGCGACCAGCATCCCGAGAACACGGTTCGGGCCGTCCGACGCGCCTCCCAGTTCGCGGGTGCGGTCGAAATCGACGCGCGGCGGTGCGCCACCGGCGAACTCGTGGTCTGCCACTGGGACGACGTGGCGTTCGTCACCGACGGGACGGGCGAGGTGGACGACCTCTCGGCGTCGAAACTCGCGGACCTCCGCGTCGAGGAGTCCGACGCGGGCGTCCCCCTGCTGACCGAAGCGTTGGCGGCGATTCCGCCGAGCGTCGGTCTCAACGTCGAGGTGAAGGAGACTGGCATCGTGGCCGACCTGCTGGCCGCGCTGTCGGGCGTCGAGAACGACATCGTGGTCTCGTCGCTCCACCCCGACCCGCTCTGGCGGACCCGGATGCTGGACGAGTCGATGCCGCTGGCGTTCAACTTCGACGTTCGACCCGAGGCCAACTTCCGGACCGCCGAGGCGCTCGACTGCGAGTACGTCAACCCACACTGGACGCTGTGTCTGGCGACCGACCTCGTGGACCGCGCCCACGACGCGGACATGGCCGTCCACGCGTGGCCGGTCGGGTCACGGACGCTCGCGTGGGCGCTGGTCCGGCGGGGAGTAGACGGCGTGATAGCGACGCAACCGCTGTGA
- a CDS encoding DUF7557 family protein gives MPKVQLDEETIERLDSLRVEDESYDEIVEELINIYEAEERTLFHGGDYSGD, from the coding sequence ATGCCCAAAGTTCAACTGGACGAGGAGACGATAGAGCGCCTCGACAGCCTCCGGGTCGAAGACGAGTCCTACGACGAAATCGTCGAGGAACTCATCAACATCTACGAGGCCGAGGAGCGCACGCTGTTCCACGGCGGAGACTACAGCGGCGACTGA
- a CDS encoding penicillin acylase family protein → MDIDTTRRALVAAIVGGGAVGGSLSPVRGYLDRFAPFSGSAWRDATDRTNRQVESPYGRATVRYDDYGTAQIEADGEQALYFAVGYAQAADRLFQMDLQRRVMAGRLSEVVGERALDSDEFHVRMDFAGGAEANLELLDGTPTGAALEAYCEGVNACREQEALPLEFGLLDYEPDPWTPADTMLMEQQISWGLTGSFWTLRRELLARKLGEETVEELYPFRMDHDAPIIRDGSGPATATRSRRTAPVSGNTVEPSGEFADADLLDWLGDFESPPGVGSNSWVVSGSQTESGKPIVANDPHLTLMAPPVWYEMNLRTDDVSVRGVTFPGVPFVVIGENDAGAWGFTNSGADVIDFYSYETDDAGDRYRYRGEWREFEAEDRTIPVADGEDRTVTVRKTVHGPVLEREGQRVGVSWTGHTATRTSLAVHEYSETEGVEDFLAATRKMDLPTQNVVYADREGSTLYYVTGKIPIRTVNGEEVWGTRVFDGSAGEAEWEGFEPFGVSSWEGFVPFEEKPHVLNPDYLGTANQRVEDDPEHYVGERYAAPYRGRRLYELLDGRADSEKPMDPQFMRRLQRDAKSARAEQLREELVAAAESRGLGDVAETLRDWDARMTRDSRAALVFVKWFEQFRRETFADEFDAKDLGEEYYPNDWVLAALPDDSRWFGDEGRQAVMGRALEAAIEGIEDGATYGDYNTTASITHPFDQSFLNYPEYPTDGSAYTLNNYRKESAVGSSWRMVCPMADREQSVCILPGGNSGEYFSDHYDDQLRLWADGKYKSMRREMAGERAISFQKSEGSDTREGDE, encoded by the coding sequence ATGGACATCGATACCACGCGACGTGCGCTCGTCGCCGCCATCGTCGGCGGCGGGGCCGTCGGGGGTTCGCTCTCGCCGGTTCGGGGTTATCTCGACCGGTTCGCGCCGTTCTCGGGGTCGGCGTGGCGGGACGCGACCGACCGGACGAACCGGCAGGTCGAGAGTCCCTACGGTCGGGCGACGGTGCGCTACGACGATTACGGGACTGCGCAGATTGAGGCCGACGGCGAGCAGGCGCTCTACTTCGCGGTGGGGTACGCACAGGCCGCCGACCGACTCTTCCAGATGGACCTCCAGCGACGGGTGATGGCGGGCCGACTCTCGGAGGTGGTCGGTGAGCGCGCGCTCGACTCCGACGAGTTCCACGTGCGGATGGACTTCGCGGGCGGTGCGGAGGCCAACCTCGAACTCCTCGACGGGACCCCGACCGGCGCGGCGCTCGAAGCCTACTGCGAGGGCGTCAACGCCTGCCGCGAGCAGGAGGCCCTTCCCCTCGAATTCGGCCTGCTCGACTACGAACCCGACCCGTGGACCCCCGCCGACACGATGCTGATGGAACAACAGATTTCGTGGGGGCTGACCGGGAGTTTCTGGACGCTCCGGCGCGAACTGCTGGCCCGAAAACTCGGTGAGGAGACGGTCGAAGAACTCTACCCCTTCCGGATGGACCACGACGCGCCAATCATCCGAGACGGGAGCGGTCCGGCGACTGCGACTCGCAGTCGCCGGACCGCTCCCGTCTCGGGGAACACCGTCGAACCCTCGGGGGAGTTCGCCGACGCAGACCTGCTCGACTGGCTTGGAGACTTCGAGTCGCCGCCCGGCGTCGGGTCGAACAGTTGGGTGGTCTCGGGGAGTCAGACCGAGAGCGGCAAGCCCATCGTCGCCAACGACCCCCACCTCACGCTGATGGCCCCGCCGGTGTGGTACGAGATGAACCTTCGGACCGACGACGTGAGCGTCCGGGGGGTCACTTTCCCCGGCGTCCCGTTCGTCGTCATCGGCGAGAACGACGCCGGAGCGTGGGGGTTCACCAACTCCGGCGCGGACGTAATCGACTTCTACAGCTACGAGACCGACGACGCGGGCGACCGGTATCGCTACCGCGGCGAGTGGCGCGAGTTCGAGGCCGAGGACCGGACGATTCCGGTCGCCGACGGCGAGGACCGAACCGTCACGGTCCGGAAGACGGTCCACGGTCCGGTCCTCGAACGCGAGGGCCAGCGAGTCGGCGTCTCGTGGACCGGCCACACCGCGACCCGGACCTCGCTGGCGGTCCACGAGTACAGCGAGACCGAGGGGGTCGAGGACTTCCTCGCGGCGACCCGGAAGATGGACCTGCCCACTCAGAACGTCGTCTACGCCGACCGGGAGGGAAGCACCCTCTACTACGTGACGGGCAAGATTCCGATTCGCACGGTAAACGGCGAAGAGGTCTGGGGCACCCGCGTCTTCGACGGGTCGGCGGGCGAGGCCGAGTGGGAGGGCTTCGAACCCTTCGGTGTCTCGTCGTGGGAGGGGTTCGTCCCGTTCGAGGAGAAACCCCACGTCCTCAACCCCGACTACCTCGGCACCGCGAACCAGCGAGTCGAGGACGACCCCGAACACTACGTCGGCGAGCGGTACGCCGCACCCTACCGGGGTCGGCGACTCTACGAACTGCTCGACGGGCGGGCCGACTCCGAGAAGCCGATGGACCCGCAGTTCATGCGCAGACTCCAGCGAGACGCGAAGTCCGCGCGGGCCGAGCAGTTGCGCGAGGAACTCGTCGCGGCCGCCGAGAGTCGAGGACTCGGTGACGTTGCCGAGACACTCCGCGATTGGGACGCCCGGATGACCCGCGACTCGCGCGCGGCGCTCGTCTTCGTGAAGTGGTTCGAGCAGTTCCGCCGGGAGACGTTCGCCGACGAGTTCGACGCGAAGGACCTCGGCGAGGAGTACTACCCGAACGACTGGGTGCTGGCGGCCCTGCCCGACGACAGTCGATGGTTCGGAGACGAGGGCAGGCAGGCGGTGATGGGCCGGGCGCTCGAAGCGGCCATCGAAGGAATCGAGGACGGCGCGACCTACGGCGACTACAACACCACCGCGTCCATCACCCACCCGTTCGACCAGTCGTTTCTGAACTATCCCGAGTACCCGACCGACGGGTCTGCCTACACGCTGAACAACTACCGGAAGGAGTCGGCGGTCGGGAGCAGTTGGCGGATGGTGTGTCCGATGGCCGACCGCGAGCAGTCGGTGTGTATCCTGCCGGGGGGCAACTCCGGCGAGTACTTCTCGGACCACTACGACGACCAGTTGCGACTGTGGGCCGACGGGAAGTACAAGTCGATGCGCCGAGAGATGGCGGGCGAGCGCGCAATCTCCTTCCAGAAGTCGGAGGGAAGCGATACGCGGGAGGGCGACGAATGA
- a CDS encoding lysylphosphatidylglycerol synthase domain-containing protein yields MRRVVRFLVGVTLGGSAFVAYLRFVGVDSVVTRATAIAPWAVPVVVALVVAEGLADGIGVWASVNPLGDGLSPGQAVQFALAGDFFDTLSPAGPVSSEPIMARFIGVTTGTTYSEALGVRGVAKYVKSGSQLLVSTVLAVVLLVGTPSARFVAVTLGGSLVGLVAVGGLAVRSRDRISGVLVALLGPVVARLSSLYRETPHDRSVVASALDRFWSRVVRFRDEPELVALVGLGGVLEQLLTAAALWVALAGTGTPVGLLPIVALIPLPQVASVVPVPASVGAYDVLLGGALAVVTGAPAPATAAAVVVVRTVSIPFGLSAGGLSAAFLRGWRPR; encoded by the coding sequence ATGCGGCGAGTAGTCCGATTTCTCGTCGGAGTCACGCTCGGCGGCAGTGCCTTCGTCGCCTACCTCCGGTTCGTCGGCGTGGACAGCGTGGTAACGCGAGCGACCGCAATCGCGCCGTGGGCGGTCCCGGTCGTCGTCGCGTTGGTCGTCGCCGAGGGTCTGGCCGACGGTATCGGCGTCTGGGCCTCGGTGAACCCCCTCGGAGACGGTCTCTCTCCCGGCCAAGCCGTCCAGTTCGCGCTCGCCGGGGACTTCTTCGACACGCTGAGTCCCGCGGGTCCGGTGAGTTCCGAACCAATCATGGCCCGGTTCATCGGCGTCACGACCGGGACGACCTACAGCGAGGCGCTCGGGGTCCGGGGCGTCGCCAAGTACGTCAAGTCGGGGAGCCAACTGCTCGTCTCGACGGTCCTCGCGGTCGTTCTCCTCGTCGGCACGCCCTCCGCGCGGTTCGTCGCGGTCACGCTCGGCGGGTCGCTGGTGGGTCTGGTCGCGGTGGGCGGTCTCGCGGTCCGGTCGCGCGACCGGATTTCCGGGGTCCTCGTCGCTCTCCTCGGCCCGGTCGTCGCCCGGCTTTCGTCGCTGTACCGGGAGACGCCTCACGACCGGTCGGTCGTGGCGAGCGCCCTCGACCGGTTCTGGTCGCGGGTCGTCCGGTTCCGCGACGAACCGGAACTGGTCGCGCTGGTGGGTCTCGGCGGGGTCCTCGAACAACTGCTGACCGCGGCGGCGCTCTGGGTCGCGCTCGCCGGGACCGGAACCCCCGTCGGTCTGCTCCCAATCGTCGCGCTGATTCCGCTCCCGCAGGTCGCCAGCGTCGTCCCGGTCCCGGCAAGCGTCGGCGCGTACGACGTACTCCTCGGTGGCGCGCTCGCCGTCGTCACGGGCGCACCGGCACCCGCGACTGCCGCCGCGGTGGTGGTCGTCCGAACCGTCAGCATCCCGTTCGGTCTCTCGGCGGGCGGTCTCTCCGCGGCGTTCCTTCGCGGATGGCGTCCCCGCTGA
- a CDS encoding sodium/proline symporter, whose protein sequence is MQSSGGIAGDAGIWVLGTFGVYLLALLGIGLYSSQFMDSVGDYVIGGREIGPVVTGFSERASEMSGWLTLGVPADAYGTGIMAFLNGLGMIPADLFAWAGIAKRLRKYTELVQSVTLPTFFATRLGDDTGAVKGISAIVLMLFEGGYVGAQIVAAGTLLQILTGIQPWVGIVVGGVIVIGYTFLGGYFAVAWSDYFQGAIILAAFILLPVIAFTDMGLPFADVAATAGSSMTSITAGTAGWAAVFGVISYAAIGLGVPGNPHIMVRFMGIDRVKNVRLAALVAQLFMFVAYVGAALVGLYAIAMFGEGALANPDNAMPRLTLDLLPGAVAGIVLAAALAAMMSSADSQLLVATSAVVEDVYHGFVNEDASEQELVKYSRYVTFGLGAASVAFAYLAKDTPIYTLVLDYAWGGLGAAIGPTVIATLWWKRVTAKGSAASMVVGTSTMILWTQLPTVLEAVGMMPPESAAFWYGLVTVYGLFPAFVLSATTLVVVSLFTTPPGDVDDHFDVFDKPLSAVISSSEGDGVPDYATDGGSATDTSPKVVTEGDNIRGHVAASGYWDDDER, encoded by the coding sequence ATGCAGAGTAGCGGCGGCATCGCGGGGGACGCCGGGATATGGGTCCTCGGCACCTTCGGCGTCTACCTACTGGCCCTGTTGGGCATCGGACTCTACTCCTCGCAGTTCATGGATTCGGTCGGCGACTACGTTATCGGTGGCCGGGAAATCGGTCCCGTCGTGACCGGGTTCTCCGAGCGCGCCTCCGAGATGAGCGGATGGCTGACTCTTGGGGTGCCCGCGGACGCCTACGGCACCGGCATCATGGCGTTCCTCAACGGTCTCGGGATGATTCCCGCCGACCTGTTCGCGTGGGCGGGCATCGCCAAGCGTCTGCGCAAGTACACCGAACTCGTCCAGTCGGTGACGCTCCCCACCTTCTTCGCCACCCGACTCGGCGACGACACCGGCGCGGTCAAAGGCATCTCGGCAATCGTCCTCATGCTGTTCGAGGGCGGGTACGTGGGTGCCCAAATCGTCGCGGCCGGGACCCTGCTTCAGATTCTGACCGGCATCCAACCGTGGGTCGGCATCGTGGTCGGCGGCGTCATCGTCATCGGCTACACCTTCCTCGGCGGCTACTTCGCCGTGGCGTGGTCGGACTACTTCCAAGGGGCCATCATCCTCGCGGCGTTCATCCTCCTGCCCGTCATCGCGTTCACCGACATGGGCCTGCCGTTCGCCGATGTCGCGGCCACCGCGGGGTCGTCGATGACCAGCATCACGGCCGGAACCGCGGGATGGGCCGCCGTCTTCGGCGTCATCAGTTACGCGGCCATCGGTCTCGGCGTGCCCGGTAACCCCCACATCATGGTCCGGTTCATGGGCATCGACCGGGTGAAGAACGTCCGCCTCGCGGCGCTGGTGGCCCAGTTGTTCATGTTCGTCGCGTACGTGGGCGCGGCGCTGGTCGGCCTGTACGCCATCGCCATGTTCGGTGAGGGTGCGCTCGCCAACCCCGACAACGCGATGCCGCGCCTGACGCTGGACCTCCTGCCCGGCGCTGTCGCGGGTATCGTCCTCGCGGCGGCGCTCGCGGCGATGATGTCCAGTGCCGACTCCCAGTTGCTCGTCGCGACGAGCGCAGTCGTTGAGGACGTGTACCACGGCTTCGTCAACGAGGACGCCTCCGAGCAGGAACTGGTGAAGTACTCGCGGTACGTCACCTTCGGTCTAGGTGCCGCGAGCGTCGCGTTCGCCTACCTCGCCAAGGACACGCCCATCTACACGCTGGTCCTCGACTACGCGTGGGGCGGTCTGGGCGCGGCCATCGGCCCGACGGTCATCGCCACGCTCTGGTGGAAGCGCGTGACCGCGAAGGGGTCGGCCGCCAGCATGGTGGTCGGCACGTCAACGATGATTCTGTGGACCCAACTCCCGACCGTGCTGGAGGCCGTCGGCATGATGCCGCCGGAGTCCGCGGCGTTCTGGTACGGTCTCGTCACCGTCTACGGCCTGTTCCCGGCGTTCGTGCTGTCGGCGACCACGCTGGTCGTCGTCTCGCTGTTCACTACGCCGCCGGGCGACGTGGACGACCACTTCGACGTGTTCGACAAGCCCCTGTCGGCGGTCATCTCCTCGTCGGAGGGCGACGGCGTTCCCGACTACGCCACCGACGGCGGGAGCGCCACCGACACCTCGCCGAAGGTCGTGACCGAGGGCGACAACATCCGCGGCCACGTCGCCGCCTCCGGATACTGGGACGACGATGAGCGCTGA
- a CDS encoding metal-dependent hydrolase, with product MKITWYGHSTFHVEVGETDLLVDPFFDNPKTDTDPEELDPDYLLLTHGHADHIGDVDRYEGTKLVATPEVVEYCRDEYGDFEAVGGMGMNLGGTVECDDAFVTMVRADHTNGMDTSYGASGGMPAGFVVSDTKPTQISDAESQSFYHAGDTSLQTEMREVVGPYLEPDVAAVPIGDHFTMGPMQAAIAVDWVDADYALPMHYDTFPPIEQDPEDFRKEVKGTGSDAEVRILDGDETFDLGEELDY from the coding sequence ATGAAAATCACTTGGTACGGCCACTCGACGTTCCACGTCGAAGTCGGCGAGACCGACCTGCTCGTAGACCCCTTCTTCGACAATCCGAAGACCGACACCGACCCCGAGGAACTCGACCCGGACTACCTCCTGTTGACTCACGGCCACGCCGACCACATCGGCGACGTGGACCGCTACGAGGGCACGAAACTGGTCGCCACGCCCGAGGTCGTGGAGTACTGCCGCGACGAGTACGGCGACTTCGAGGCCGTCGGCGGCATGGGGATGAACCTCGGCGGCACCGTCGAGTGCGACGACGCCTTCGTCACGATGGTCCGTGCCGACCACACCAACGGCATGGACACGAGTTACGGCGCGTCGGGCGGCATGCCCGCCGGGTTCGTCGTCAGCGACACCAAGCCGACTCAGATTTCCGACGCGGAGAGCCAGTCGTTCTACCACGCCGGGGACACCTCGCTCCAGACCGAGATGCGTGAAGTCGTCGGCCCGTACCTCGAACCCGACGTGGCCGCGGTGCCCATCGGCGACCACTTCACCATGGGACCGATGCAGGCCGCCATCGCCGTCGATTGGGTGGACGCCGACTACGCCCTCCCGATGCACTACGACACCTTCCCGCCCATCGAACAGGACCCCGAGGACTTCCGCAAGGAGGTCAAAGGGACGGGTAGCGACGCCGAAGTCCGGATTCTCGACGGCGACGAGACGTTCGACCTCGGAGAGGAACTGGACTACTGA
- a CDS encoding OsmC family protein → MSKNVITISKEGYKADNDIRDFDLTIDATGEEAPDTLEILLAAYGSCYVPALRVGAEQRDVGDLGRIEIDVSGDLNDDDKLEAVEFTIRTETEMDDEQADEVVARANELCKVHDALKSELKASIAVESGAF, encoded by the coding sequence ATGTCGAAGAACGTCATCACGATTTCGAAAGAGGGGTACAAGGCCGACAACGACATCCGGGACTTCGACCTCACCATCGACGCGACCGGCGAGGAGGCCCCGGACACGCTCGAAATCCTGCTCGCGGCCTACGGGTCGTGCTACGTACCCGCGCTCCGCGTCGGGGCCGAACAGCGCGACGTTGGCGACCTCGGTCGCATCGAAATCGACGTAAGCGGGGACCTGAACGACGACGACAAACTGGAGGCCGTCGAGTTCACGATTCGGACCGAGACGGAGATGGACGACGAGCAAGCCGACGAGGTGGTCGCGCGGGCGAACGAACTGTGTAAAGTCCACGACGCGCTGAAGTCCGAACTGAAAGCCAGTATCGCGGTCGAGAGCGGCGCGTTCTGA